One window from the genome of Flavobacterium agricola encodes:
- a CDS encoding HIT family protein: MASIFTKIIQGEIPCYKVAETDSFFAFLDINPNAKGHTLCVPKNEVDKIFDLSETEYLALMQFSRNVALAIEKVIPCERVGMAVVGLEVPHVHVHLVPLNTLNDITFLNKTKVTPEEFEMIASKINAAFTAL, translated from the coding sequence ATGGCAAGCATTTTTACTAAAATTATTCAGGGCGAAATTCCTTGTTATAAGGTTGCAGAAACCGATTCTTTTTTTGCATTTTTAGATATTAATCCCAATGCTAAAGGGCATACCTTATGTGTGCCTAAAAACGAAGTGGATAAAATTTTTGATTTATCGGAAACAGAATATTTAGCATTGATGCAGTTTTCTAGAAACGTAGCCCTAGCTATAGAAAAAGTTATTCCGTGCGAACGCGTAGGTATGGCCGTTGTTGGTTTAGAAGTGCCACACGTGCACGTGCATTTGGTGCCTTTAAATACGTTAAACGATATTACGTTTTTAAACAAAACTAAGGTTACGCCAGAAGAATTTGAAATGATTGCAAGTAAAATAAACGCTGCCTTTACAGCATTATAA
- a CDS encoding Rieske (2Fe-2S) protein, protein MKNLLFLVVALVTLASCSKDDNIKNKNPYLPNYPINISLNLDLPANVDLQYVSNYKYVNTPGAGIKGIFVFNNGNGYIAFDAACPNMYPNECEPMKVEGVKAVCACDDSSYSLFTGLGDMQYSMKQYRTELVGSMLRIYN, encoded by the coding sequence ATGAAAAATTTACTTTTCTTAGTTGTTGCTTTAGTAACCCTAGCAAGTTGTTCTAAAGATGACAATATTAAGAATAAAAATCCATATTTACCAAATTATCCGATAAATATAAGCTTAAATTTAGATTTACCAGCAAATGTTGACCTGCAATATGTATCTAACTACAAGTACGTTAACACACCCGGAGCAGGAATAAAAGGCATTTTTGTTTTTAACAACGGTAACGGTTACATAGCTTTTGATGCAGCTTGCCCGAACATGTACCCAAACGAATGTGAACCCATGAAAGTTGAAGGCGTTAAAGCAGTTTGTGCTTGCGACGATAGCTCGTACAGCTTATTTACTGGCTTAGGTGATATGCAATACAGCATGAAACAATATCGTACCGAATTAGTTGGCTCGATGTTAAGAATTTACAATTAG
- the mutY gene encoding A/G-specific adenine glycosylase: MIFYNTLITWYLANKRDLPWRKTTNPYHIWLSEIILQQTRVAQGLPYYEAFIERFYKVSDLANASQEDVLKLWQGLGYYSRARNLHATAQYVSFELNNQFPDNYNDLLKLKGVGSYTAAAIASFAYNEKIAVVDGNVFRVLSRIFGIDADISLLKTKKIFQELANKLLLEGNPCEPALFNQAIMDFGALQCVPKSPNCTACCFASSCLAYATNKVAELPYKSAKIKIKKRYFDYVLIKGNNQKYKIVKRDESDIWAGLHQFELLESTDNLAFNDANQTILNHFATHNVVSLLGFDSDYLVHKLSHQHLHIRFWLLEVNQEVNGVKKHEIADFSFPIVLANFLDKNYHKI; encoded by the coding sequence ATGATCTTTTACAATACATTAATTACGTGGTATTTAGCCAATAAGCGCGATTTACCCTGGCGAAAAACGACCAATCCGTACCACATTTGGTTGTCAGAAATTATTTTACAACAAACCCGTGTAGCCCAAGGATTACCTTATTATGAGGCATTTATTGAGCGATTTTACAAAGTTAGTGATTTAGCAAACGCCAGCCAAGAAGATGTACTAAAACTTTGGCAAGGATTAGGATATTATTCGCGTGCCAGAAATTTGCATGCCACAGCACAATATGTTAGCTTTGAGTTAAATAACCAATTTCCAGATAATTATAATGATTTATTAAAGCTTAAAGGCGTTGGTAGTTATACCGCTGCTGCCATTGCATCTTTTGCTTATAATGAAAAAATTGCAGTGGTAGACGGTAATGTTTTTAGAGTGCTTTCTCGTATTTTTGGTATTGATGCCGATATTTCTTTGCTTAAAACTAAAAAAATATTTCAAGAATTAGCTAATAAGCTGTTGCTAGAAGGTAATCCGTGTGAACCAGCATTGTTTAATCAAGCCATTATGGATTTTGGCGCCTTACAATGTGTTCCTAAATCGCCCAATTGTACAGCCTGTTGTTTTGCTAGTAGTTGTTTGGCTTATGCAACAAATAAAGTTGCCGAATTGCCTTATAAATCGGCTAAAATAAAAATTAAAAAACGCTATTTTGATTATGTACTAATTAAAGGCAATAATCAGAAATATAAAATTGTAAAACGTGATGAATCTGATATTTGGGCCGGACTGCATCAATTTGAATTGTTAGAAAGTACTGATAATTTAGCTTTTAACGATGCAAATCAAACCATTTTAAATCATTTTGCAACTCATAATGTTGTTTCTTTACTAGGATTTGATTCTGATTATTTAGTACATAAACTTTCGCATCAGCATTTGCACATTCGTTTTTGGTTGTTAGAAGTAAATCAAGAAGTTAATGGTGTTAAAAAACATGAAATTGCTGATTTTTCTTTTCCTATCGTCCTCGCAAATTTCTTAGATAAAAACTACCATAAAATTTAA
- the gldD gene encoding gliding motility lipoprotein GldD, producing the protein MKTTISNYLFFVFVVSLTLIGCKDATLPKPKAQLRLSYPNPTYNLYQANCGFEFDVNHIATVQQKQNCSFEIEYPKMKATIYMTYLPVNNDIEKLLSEAQKLTYEHVIKADDIVEQPFINPENNVYGMFYYVGGNAATNTQFYATDSTKHFIRGSAYFYATPNFDSILPAVNYIKNDMRVIMESLQWQ; encoded by the coding sequence ATGAAAACCACAATAAGTAACTATTTGTTTTTTGTATTCGTTGTAAGTTTAACCCTTATTGGCTGTAAAGATGCAACTTTACCAAAGCCAAAAGCGCAGTTAAGGTTAAGTTATCCAAATCCAACCTACAACTTATATCAGGCAAATTGTGGTTTTGAGTTTGATGTTAACCATATAGCAACCGTGCAACAAAAACAAAATTGCAGCTTTGAAATAGAATATCCTAAAATGAAAGCTACAATTTATATGACCTATTTGCCGGTAAATAACGATATTGAAAAACTGCTTTCTGAAGCTCAAAAACTAACTTACGAGCATGTAATTAAAGCAGATGATATTGTAGAACAGCCATTTATTAATCCTGAAAATAATGTTTACGGCATGTTTTATTACGTAGGCGGTAATGCTGCAACCAATACGCAGTTTTATGCTACAGATAGCACCAAACATTTTATTCGCGGTTCGGCTTACTTTTACGCAACCCCAAATTTTGATTCTATTTTACCTGCTGTTAATTATATTAAAAATGATATGCGCGTAATTATGGAATCTTTACAATGGCAATAA
- a CDS encoding heavy-metal-associated domain-containing protein, with amino-acid sequence MKKYIFIVLAAIGFTACNNKTENTVAETNAEVATTNLAKAKAEIAPENLAETEFKIEGMTCQMGCANTIKSKLEAVTGVDKADVSFDQENAIVYYDKSVVTVDDLKNTVNNIADGKLYKVAE; translated from the coding sequence ATGAAAAAATATATTTTTATAGTACTTGCAGCAATTGGCTTTACTGCTTGTAACAACAAAACTGAAAATACTGTAGCAGAAACAAATGCCGAGGTTGCAACTACTAACTTAGCAAAAGCAAAAGCAGAAATTGCTCCTGAAAATTTAGCTGAAACTGAATTTAAGATTGAAGGCATGACGTGCCAAATGGGTTGTGCAAACACCATTAAATCTAAATTAGAAGCAGTTACTGGCGTTGATAAAGCAGATGTTAGTTTTGATCAAGAAAACGCAATTGTTTATTACGACAAATCTGTAGTAACGGTTGACGATTTAAAAAACACCGTAAACAACATTGCAGACGGAAAACTTTACAAAGTTGCAGAATAA
- a CDS encoding SDR family NAD(P)-dependent oxidoreductase: MQFSFVNKTVVITGAASGIGKIMLRKCLERKAKQIFILDFNEDGMQLVKKEFAFFSIPIHAVVVNLADAKQIENAIKQVLEQTEMVDVLINNAGIVIGHEFVKHSVADIEKTMQINANAPMQLALGFLPQMLEQNSGIICNISSLAGLTSTPKLAVYSASKWAVLGWSEGLRIEMKQMRKKVLIHAVMPFYINTGMFQGVKSKLVPILDPEKTAEKIIRNLEKQNQKTVLPLPYWLIRLAQALLPLAWYDFVMGNVFGIYHTMDDFVGRK; encoded by the coding sequence ATGCAATTTAGCTTTGTTAACAAAACGGTTGTAATTACGGGTGCCGCTTCTGGAATCGGAAAAATTATGTTGCGCAAATGTTTAGAACGTAAAGCAAAACAGATTTTTATTTTAGATTTTAATGAAGATGGTATGCAGTTAGTAAAAAAGGAATTTGCCTTTTTTAGCATTCCTATTCATGCTGTTGTAGTTAATTTAGCAGATGCCAAACAAATAGAAAATGCCATAAAACAAGTGCTAGAACAAACCGAAATGGTAGATGTTTTAATTAACAATGCCGGAATTGTTATTGGTCATGAATTTGTAAAGCATTCGGTTGCAGATATAGAAAAAACCATGCAAATTAATGCCAACGCGCCCATGCAATTGGCTTTAGGTTTTTTACCACAAATGCTGGAGCAAAATAGCGGTATAATTTGCAACATTTCTTCTTTAGCAGGTTTAACTTCTACGCCCAAATTAGCAGTTTATTCGGCAAGCAAATGGGCCGTTTTAGGTTGGAGCGAAGGTTTACGAATTGAGATGAAACAAATGCGCAAAAAGGTGTTAATTCATGCAGTTATGCCTTTTTATATTAACACAGGCATGTTTCAAGGCGTAAAATCAAAATTGGTTCCTATTTTAGATCCCGAAAAAACTGCCGAAAAAATTATCAGAAATTTAGAAAAACAAAATCAAAAAACGGTATTGCCTTTGCCTTATTGGCTTATTCGGTTAGCGCAAGCACTTTTGCCACTTGCATGGTACGATTTTGTTATGGGAAATGTTTTTGGTATTTATCATACCATGGATGATTTTGTAGGAAGAAAATAA
- the aat gene encoding leucyl/phenylalanyl-tRNA--protein transferase, with translation MEIPFLTNQIQFPSLNQVHPTGIVAFGGDLSLPRLQLAYKNGVFPWFEDGEIITWWSPNERMVLFFPELKVSKSMRSLFAKNAFTVTFNTCFKEVILNCQQVKRTDQNGTWITDDMVEAYCELHKAGWAKSVEVWQNDLLVGGLYGIDLGTIFCGESMFSTVSNASKFAFISLAKHLEAQNYKLLDCQVYNDHLASLGCREIDREEFLSYLK, from the coding sequence ATGGAAATTCCGTTTTTAACGAATCAAATTCAATTTCCTTCCTTAAACCAAGTTCATCCTACCGGAATTGTTGCATTTGGCGGTGATTTATCTTTGCCAAGATTACAGCTTGCTTATAAAAATGGTGTTTTTCCGTGGTTTGAAGATGGTGAAATTATTACATGGTGGTCGCCCAACGAACGAATGGTTTTGTTTTTTCCGGAACTTAAAGTTTCTAAAAGCATGCGAAGTTTGTTTGCTAAAAACGCTTTTACTGTTACGTTTAATACCTGTTTTAAAGAGGTGATTTTAAATTGCCAACAAGTTAAACGAACTGATCAGAATGGCACTTGGATAACCGATGATATGGTTGAAGCTTACTGCGAATTACACAAAGCAGGTTGGGCTAAATCTGTTGAGGTTTGGCAAAATGATTTGTTGGTTGGCGGTTTATACGGTATAGATTTAGGTACGATTTTTTGTGGAGAAAGCATGTTTTCTACCGTTTCTAATGCCAGTAAGTTTGCGTTTATTAGCTTAGCTAAACATTTAGAAGCTCAAAATTACAAGTTATTAGATTGCCAAGTTTATAACGACCATCTGGCATCTTTAGGTTGTCGAGAAATAGATCGAGAAGAATTTTTATCTTACTTAAAATAA
- a CDS encoding porin has protein sequence MKKIYLLGASLLLLFQFDAYAQEETDPDEVSLKIISTRKPGLKIVEDFNETTGQHYRDPKAPRFLLYDQKREIAFGVGGFVRVRTAYDFGGSPTSDFGFVPATIPVPTDLLTKNRFNMDASKSTLFFKLLGNNDKVGQFQAYVAGRFSGAGGAFVLTDAYVTLLGFTVGRTWSTFNDLAAVPPTIDFQGPNGAAEMRTTQIRYTGDFGKGFSYAVAAEMPNTTGTYAPTQTVETTQRIPDIPVYVQYNWGEKKASHVRAAGVMRNMNYRDVINNTTETETSFGMQLSTNVELTSFMEFYGQITYGKGIAQYINDLSGRGLSLIQNPSKPGKMQAQEALGWFAQIQFNLSKDVYATAGYSQAEVFPDQLTVPDSNYRYGQYIVGNVFYNLTTDFKVGVEYLWGDRVNIDGASASANRVQTLIQFNF, from the coding sequence ATGAAGAAAATCTACTTATTAGGAGCATCGTTGTTGCTTCTTTTCCAATTTGATGCTTATGCACAAGAAGAAACAGATCCAGATGAAGTTTCTTTAAAAATAATTAGTACCCGTAAGCCAGGGCTTAAAATTGTTGAAGATTTTAACGAAACTACAGGGCAACATTATCGCGATCCAAAAGCGCCTCGTTTTTTGTTATACGATCAAAAACGTGAAATAGCTTTTGGAGTCGGTGGTTTTGTGCGTGTTAGAACAGCATATGATTTTGGAGGAAGCCCTACAAGCGATTTCGGATTCGTTCCGGCAACCATTCCAGTTCCTACAGATCTGTTAACAAAAAACAGATTTAATATGGATGCATCTAAATCAACTTTGTTTTTTAAACTTTTAGGTAATAACGATAAAGTTGGGCAATTTCAGGCTTATGTTGCTGGTAGATTTTCTGGTGCAGGCGGTGCATTTGTGTTAACCGATGCCTACGTTACCTTGCTTGGCTTTACGGTTGGACGTACTTGGAGTACATTTAACGATTTAGCTGCTGTTCCTCCAACAATAGATTTTCAGGGGCCAAATGGTGCAGCCGAAATGCGCACCACACAAATTAGATATACAGGTGATTTTGGTAAAGGATTTTCGTATGCAGTTGCTGCCGAAATGCCAAATACTACCGGAACATATGCTCCGACGCAAACGGTTGAAACTACGCAACGTATTCCTGATATTCCCGTTTATGTACAATACAATTGGGGCGAAAAAAAAGCTAGCCATGTACGTGCAGCCGGTGTAATGCGCAACATGAATTACCGTGATGTTATAAATAATACCACAGAAACCGAAACGAGCTTTGGGATGCAGCTTAGTACCAATGTCGAGTTAACCTCATTTATGGAATTTTATGGTCAAATTACCTATGGTAAAGGTATTGCACAATATATTAATGATTTATCAGGCAGGGGTTTGTCTTTAATTCAAAATCCTTCTAAACCCGGAAAAATGCAAGCGCAAGAAGCTTTAGGTTGGTTTGCACAAATACAGTTTAACTTATCTAAAGATGTTTATGCAACAGCCGGATATAGCCAAGCTGAAGTTTTTCCTGATCAACTAACGGTTCCAGATTCTAATTACAGATATGGGCAATATATTGTAGGAAATGTTTTTTATAATCTAACAACCGATTTTAAAGTTGGAGTTGAGTATTTATGGGGTGATCGTGTTAATATAGATGGAGCAAGTGCTTCAGCAAACCGTGTGCAAACCTTAATTCAATTCAATTTTTAG
- a CDS encoding dicarboxylate/amino acid:cation symporter, which yields MNFIKNNLLVQIILAIIGGIVLGKYLPVIFNQTISDSIIRVFVTFNTFFSEFLNFFIPLIIIGLIVPAIGNIGQGASKLVLYTAAIAYASTLFAGFTTFGVSMAVFPNLLANQTVVKISETATQLTPYFSLQIPPLLDIMSALFAAFIIGIGVSRIQNSLLLRGFLEFEQIVNKVIQRIIIPLLPLFIFGIFMNMVHSGEIFIILNVFSKIIVVIFIMHVALLLVQYFIAGAISKRNPLTALKTMLPAYFTALGTQSSAATIPVTLRQASKLGLKEDIIKLTIPLCATIHLAGSTMKIVACSIALMLIQGITIDPLTFSGFIFMLGIAMVAAPGVPGGAIMAAIGIIGSMLGFDSKSQALMISLYIAMDSFGTACNVTGDGAIAMILDKIFKNKSIQ from the coding sequence ATGAATTTTATTAAAAACAACCTATTGGTACAAATTATTCTTGCCATAATAGGTGGAATTGTTTTAGGGAAATATTTACCCGTTATTTTTAATCAAACAATTTCTGACAGCATTATTCGCGTTTTTGTAACTTTTAATACTTTTTTTAGCGAGTTCTTAAACTTTTTTATTCCTTTAATTATTATTGGATTAATTGTACCTGCTATTGGTAACATTGGGCAAGGTGCATCAAAATTAGTACTTTACACCGCAGCCATTGCTTATGCATCAACCTTATTTGCTGGGTTTACAACTTTTGGAGTTAGTATGGCGGTATTTCCGAACTTATTGGCCAACCAAACGGTTGTAAAAATTAGTGAAACTGCTACACAATTAACCCCTTATTTCAGTTTACAAATTCCGCCTTTATTAGATATTATGTCAGCTTTATTTGCAGCATTTATAATCGGAATTGGCGTTTCTAGAATACAAAATTCTTTACTACTTCGTGGATTCTTAGAGTTTGAACAAATTGTAAACAAAGTTATTCAGCGCATTATTATTCCGCTTTTACCTTTATTTATTTTTGGCATATTTATGAATATGGTACATTCTGGAGAAATCTTTATTATTCTAAACGTTTTCTCTAAAATAATTGTGGTAATCTTTATTATGCACGTTGCCTTATTATTGGTGCAGTATTTTATTGCAGGTGCAATAAGCAAACGCAATCCGCTAACAGCATTAAAAACCATGTTACCGGCTTATTTTACAGCATTAGGAACGCAATCATCAGCAGCAACAATTCCGGTAACTTTACGTCAGGCAAGTAAATTAGGTTTAAAAGAAGATATTATAAAACTTACCATTCCGCTATGTGCTACCATACATTTGGCCGGAAGTACTATGAAAATTGTAGCATGCTCAATTGCATTAATGCTAATTCAGGGTATAACGATTGATCCGCTTACTTTTTCAGGCTTCATCTTTATGTTAGGTATTGCAATGGTTGCTGCTCCTGGAGTTCCTGGAGGTGCTATAATGGCTGCTATTGGTATTATAGGATCTATGTTAGGATTTGATTCCAAAAGCCAAGCACTAATGATTTCGCTTTACATTGCTATGGACAGCTTTGGTACGGCTTGCAATGTAACCGGTGATGGTGCTATTGCCATGATTTTAGACAAAATATTTAAAAATAAAAGCATCCAATAA
- the greA gene encoding transcription elongation factor GreA, whose protein sequence is MAKVSYYTAEGLKKLKDELDQLKSIERPRASQAIADARDKGDLSENAEYDAAKEAQGMLELKIAKIEEIVANARLIDESQLDTSKALVLSTVKIKNVANKMEIKYTLVAESEADLKAGKISVTSPIGKGLLGKSVGEIADIQVPNGVMQFEILEITRD, encoded by the coding sequence ATGGCTAAAGTATCTTATTACACGGCAGAAGGATTAAAAAAGTTAAAAGACGAATTAGATCAACTTAAATCTATTGAGCGTCCTAGAGCTTCTCAGGCAATTGCTGACGCCCGCGATAAAGGCGATCTTTCTGAAAATGCTGAATACGATGCAGCAAAAGAAGCGCAAGGCATGCTTGAACTTAAAATTGCAAAAATTGAAGAGATTGTTGCCAATGCAAGATTGATTGATGAATCGCAATTAGACACGTCTAAAGCTTTAGTTTTATCTACGGTTAAAATTAAAAACGTGGCGAATAAAATGGAGATAAAATATACCTTGGTTGCAGAATCTGAAGCTGATTTAAAAGCTGGTAAAATTTCTGTTACCTCACCCATTGGTAAAGGTTTATTAGGTAAATCGGTTGGCGAAATTGCAGATATTCAAGTTCCAAACGGAGTGATGCAATTCGAAATCTTAGAAATTACACGCGACTAA
- a CDS encoding HU family DNA-binding protein — protein sequence MQTQKTHQNKYKEIMTKADIVAKISEKLGLEKGDVQATVESFMEEVKTSLESGENVYLRGFGSFIIKTRAEKTGRNISKNTTIKIPAHNIPAFKPAKVFVDGVKSNTEVKNN from the coding sequence TTGCAAACTCAAAAAACTCATCAAAATAAATACAAAGAAATAATGACAAAAGCAGACATCGTAGCGAAGATTTCGGAAAAGTTAGGTCTTGAAAAAGGCGACGTTCAAGCTACAGTAGAGTCTTTCATGGAAGAGGTAAAAACTTCACTTGAATCTGGAGAAAATGTATATCTAAGAGGTTTTGGTAGCTTTATTATCAAAACAAGAGCTGAAAAAACAGGGAGAAATATTTCAAAAAACACAACGATTAAAATTCCTGCTCACAACATACCAGCATTTAAACCAGCTAAAGTATTTGTTGATGGAGTAAAATCGAATACAGAAGTAAAAAATAACTAA
- a CDS encoding DUF3127 domain-containing protein: MEISGRIKFIGQQQQITATFSKRELVVTTEEQYPQHILVEFTQDKCPLLDAYQVGEPVRVSINLRGREWVNPQGETKYFNSIQGWRIEKNQPAGFEEPQYNNQPNTNFAAPAFNNQGPAINIEPASFNSFDADDSDDLPF; this comes from the coding sequence ATGGAAATTTCAGGAAGAATTAAATTTATAGGCCAACAACAACAAATTACAGCTACGTTTTCTAAGCGTGAATTGGTTGTAACCACAGAAGAACAATATCCTCAACATATTTTAGTTGAATTTACTCAAGATAAATGCCCGTTATTAGATGCTTATCAGGTTGGAGAACCGGTACGCGTTTCTATTAACTTGCGTGGTCGTGAATGGGTGAATCCGCAAGGAGAAACTAAATATTTCAATTCTATTCAAGGTTGGAGAATTGAAAAAAATCAACCAGCAGGTTTTGAAGAGCCGCAATACAACAACCAACCCAATACTAACTTTGCAGCTCCTGCATTTAACAATCAAGGACCTGCAATTAATATTGAGCCAGCATCTTTCAATTCATTTGATGCAGACGATTCAGATGATTTACCGTTCTAA
- a CDS encoding single-stranded DNA-binding protein, producing MNGTVNKVILIGHLGENVKMHYFEGGNCIGRFPLATNEVYINKTTNERISSTEWHNIVVRNKAAELCEKYLSKGDKIYVEGRIKSRQWQGEDGVQKFTTEIQVTEFTFLNVKKEIDQKAAAEFKAVKPSVEISDNDDLPY from the coding sequence ATGAACGGAACAGTTAATAAAGTTATTTTAATTGGGCATTTAGGCGAAAATGTTAAAATGCATTATTTTGAAGGCGGTAATTGCATTGGGCGTTTTCCGTTGGCAACCAACGAAGTTTATATTAATAAAACAACCAACGAACGCATTTCATCTACCGAATGGCACAATATTGTTGTGCGTAATAAAGCGGCCGAATTGTGCGAAAAATATTTAAGCAAAGGCGATAAAATTTATGTTGAAGGACGTATAAAATCGCGTCAATGGCAAGGTGAAGATGGTGTACAAAAATTTACTACTGAGATTCAGGTAACCGAATTTACCTTTTTAAACGTAAAAAAAGAAATTGATCAGAAAGCAGCTGCCGAATTTAAAGCGGTAAAACCTAGCGTAGAAATTTCTGACAACGACGATTTACCGTACTAA
- a CDS encoding ribonuclease E/G, with amino-acid sequence MNKELIVRSSSEAVDFALLKDGKLIELHHEEKDDESQGQGFNVGDIFIAKIRKPVPGLNAAFVHIGFDKDAFLHYHDLGPNLTSMMKFIKLVSTGKLKDYSLKNFPFETEINKDGVITDVLSANQSILVQIVKEPISTKGPRISSELSLAGRYVVLVPFSDRVSVSQKIESKEEKERLKKLVQSIKPKGFGVIIRTVAERQKVAELEKDLQNLLDKWIAMCKRLPTAHHPSKILGELNKASSILRDIFNDSFTGIHIDDEDLYYQTKDYLQEIAPSKVSIVKQYHSKELPLFEKYNIERQIKTSFGKTVSMSKGAYLIIEHTEALHVIDVNSGNRSNKATNQEETALEVNLIAAAEIARQLRLRDMGGIIVVDFIDMQNPENRKTLYDFLREEMSDDKAKHKILPPSKFGLIQITRQRVRPEVHIKTNEENPNENGEIEAPILVIDKIAADLERIIKENKSVVLNTHPFVSAYLTQGFPSIRMKWFFEHKKWIKIIPRDAYTYLEYHFFDKEGNQLM; translated from the coding sequence GTGAACAAAGAGTTAATTGTACGTTCTAGTTCAGAAGCAGTTGATTTTGCCTTATTAAAAGATGGAAAACTAATTGAACTTCATCACGAAGAAAAAGATGATGAAAGCCAAGGTCAAGGATTTAACGTGGGCGATATTTTTATTGCAAAAATTCGCAAACCCGTTCCTGGTTTAAATGCCGCTTTCGTTCATATTGGATTCGATAAAGATGCATTTTTGCATTATCATGATTTAGGTCCAAACCTAACATCAATGATGAAGTTTATTAAACTTGTAAGCACAGGTAAATTAAAGGACTACTCCTTAAAAAACTTTCCTTTTGAAACTGAAATTAATAAAGATGGTGTTATTACAGATGTTTTAAGTGCCAACCAATCTATTTTAGTTCAGATCGTGAAAGAACCAATTTCTACAAAAGGACCGCGTATATCATCTGAATTGTCGTTAGCGGGTAGATATGTAGTTTTAGTTCCATTTTCGGATCGCGTTTCGGTTTCTCAAAAAATCGAATCGAAAGAAGAAAAAGAAAGGTTAAAGAAACTGGTTCAGAGCATAAAACCCAAAGGTTTTGGCGTAATTATTAGAACCGTTGCTGAAAGACAAAAAGTAGCCGAGCTAGAAAAGGATTTGCAAAACTTGCTAGACAAATGGATAGCAATGTGCAAACGTCTACCTACTGCACATCACCCCTCAAAAATTTTGGGTGAATTAAATAAAGCTTCGTCTATTTTACGTGATATTTTCAATGATTCATTTACTGGAATTCACATAGATGATGAAGATTTATATTATCAAACTAAGGACTATTTGCAAGAAATAGCTCCTTCTAAAGTCTCAATCGTTAAGCAATATCATTCGAAAGAGCTGCCGTTGTTCGAAAAATACAATATTGAACGACAAATAAAAACCTCGTTTGGAAAAACGGTTTCTATGAGTAAAGGAGCTTACTTAATCATAGAACATACCGAAGCTTTACACGTTATTGATGTAAACAGCGGTAACCGATCTAACAAAGCAACCAATCAGGAAGAAACAGCTTTAGAAGTTAACTTAATTGCTGCCGCAGAAATTGCCAGACAATTGCGTTTACGAGATATGGGCGGAATTATTGTTGTTGATTTTATTGACATGCAAAACCCCGAAAATCGTAAAACGTTGTACGACTTCTTAAGAGAAGAAATGAGCGACGACAAAGCCAAACACAAAATCTTGCCTCCTAGCAAATTTGGATTAATCCAAATTACTAGACAAAGAGTTAGACCCGAAGTACATATAAAAACCAATGAAGAAAATCCGAATGAAAACGGAGAAATTGAAGCTCCAATATTGGTAATAGATAAAATCGCGGCTGACCTAGAAAGAATTATTAAAGAAAACAAATCGGTTGTTTTAAATACCCATCCGTTTGTTTCTGCTTACCTTACTCAGGGTTTTCCATCAATTCGAATGAAATGGTTTTTTGAACACAAAAAGTGGATAAAAATTATTCCAAGAGATGCTTACACGTACCTAGAGTATCATTTTTTTGACAAAGAAGGTAATCAATTAATGTAA